From the genome of Labrus bergylta chromosome 12, fLabBer1.1, whole genome shotgun sequence, one region includes:
- the adnpb gene encoding activity-dependent neuroprotector homeobox b, protein MFQLPVNNLGSLRKARKNVKRVLGDIGLEFCRDHLEDYKDYTPPEVYIKHTNWDDVCMWEPSHTKVQDYRSKPFCCTGCLFSSKYFSAYKSHFRNVHSEDFENNILLNCPYCTYNGNKKTLETHIKLFHMPNNAVRQTTGGMVAGAGGVMMKDGVLKRTGDSVEQAVYYCKKCTYRDPLYNVVRKHIYREHFQQVAQPYIVKPGEKTNAQNGGTAGATGNTESNKTNIVNSNQIHCKKCLFVPRTYEALVQHVIEDHERIGYQVTAMIGHTSVIFPRPKPTLIIPPKTLGDKTIIGMGPKGAVMATTRTPGSQQLGRVVIPSKTGFNSSLLSGLKHDAVRLKAGTTQPFSVGSQQVRVTLPGNAQVSVPQQSHAAKQLISGGNLRGQVVVSASSSLKSNSLGSRVQAAATTVASVTSKKGGSSVLGTSYTQKWKICTICNELFPENVYSAHFEKEHKAEKVPAVANYIMKIHNFTSKCLYCNRYLPSDTLLNHMLIHGLSCPHCRATFNDVEKMVAHMRLSHPDESVGPRTDSPLTFDLTLQQGSPKNVQLIVTTYNMKDAPEESVAFHAQNNNTASVPSALSASLISGKRLMPQHPPKTPLATADSAPTKSIPQASVPYKRDVGKTLCPLCFSILKGPISDSLAHHLRDRHQVIQTVHPVEKKLTYKCIHCLGVYTSNMTASTITLHLVHCRGVGKSQNGQDSRPAHSPRAGQNQSSSLKRASFDSSDSGAPKRRRPGPPGERAHPRDYNGPCAFVENSDEPVTLALDPKGQENESYESRKAFLTQYFNQAPYPTRREVEKLAASLWLWKSDISSHFVNKRRKCVQECETQNANVLLGFSMHELSKVRHELAFVLDDVFEGGQSKRRTSSTHMGLSEQALQRHKELVAANGGVAPPRKGQPIEEDTTVTPSALKPVSASRNQPKTINSTIPQKMPLDLSEPIAIDSDSDEEEQHNREQEGEVHLHGNKQLTGAKERTEPRTGAKIVSDLDDLSDDDEDDDDEDDDDEDEGAHVENGFGPSVVSGRLDAKGRDTLPIIIPKFVPSSARSGRDRAQLGKQQV, encoded by the exons ATGTTCCAGCTCCCTGTCAATAACCTGGGCAGTCTACGGAAAGCAAGGAAAAATGTTAAAAGGGTCCTCGGGGATATTGGTTTGGAGTTCTGCAGAGATCACCTAGAG GACTACAAAGATTATACTCCTCCAGAGGTGTATATAAAGCACACGAACTGGGATGATGTATGCATGTGGGAACCTTCACATACCAAAGTCCAG GACTACAGATCAAAACCTTTCTGCTGCACTGGCTGCCTCTTTTCATCCAAGTACTTCTCTGCATACAAGAGCCACTTCCGCAATGTCCACAGCGAGGACTTTGAGAACAACATCCTGCTCAACTGCCCCTACTGCACTTACAATGGCAACAAAAAGACTCTggaaacacacattaaactaTTCCACATGCCCAACAACGCTGTGCGGCAAACCACTGGTGGAATGGTGGCTGGAGCTGGAGGGGTGATGATGAAGGATGGTGTCCTAAAGAGGACTGGGGACAGTGTGGAACAGGCTGTGTACTACTGCAAGAAGTGCACCTACAGGGACCCTTTGTACAATGTGGTGCGAAAGCATATCTACCGGGAACACTTCCAGCAAGTGGCCCAGCCCTACATTGTGAAACCAGGAGAGAAGACAAACGCTCAGAACGGTGGCACAGCAGGAGCTACAGGCAATACAGAgagtaataaaacaaacattgtcaACAGTAACCAGATTCATTGCAAGAAGTGTCTGTTTGTTCCCAGGACCTACGAGGCACTTGTTCAACATGTCATTGAGGATCACGAGAGGATAGGCTACCAGGTAACTGCCATGATTGGACACACCAGTGTGATATTCCCTCGTCCCAAACCAACCCTCATTATCCCCCCAAAAACCCTAGGTGACAAAACCATCATAGGGATGGGCCCTAAAGGTGCAGTAATGGCCACTACCAGGACTCCTGGCTCACAGCAGCTGGGTCGTGTTGTCATCCCATCAAAGACAGGTTTCAACTCCAGTCTTTTATCTGGGTTGAAACATGATGCAGTAAGATTAAAAGCTGGGACCACCCAGCCATTTTCTGTTGGCAGTCAGCAAGTGAGGGTTACTTTACCAGGCAATGCCCAAGTTTCCGTGCCGCAGCAGTCACATGCTGCAAAGCAGCTTATTTCTGGAGGCAACCTGCGGGGTCAAGTTGTTGTCAGCGCCTCTTCCTCACTCAAATCCAACTCCCTGGGTTCACGTGTCCAGGCGGCAGCTACCACTGTAGCTTCTGTCACTTCTAAGAAAGGTGGTTCCTCAGTCCTTGGCACATCTTATACACAGAAGTGGAAAATCTGCACCATCTGTAATGAGCTCTTTCCAGAGAATGTCTATAGTGCTCATTTTGAGAAAGAACACAAAGCTGAGAAGGTCCCTGCTGTAGCAAACTACATCATGAAGATCCACAACTTCACCAGCAAGTGTCTCTACTGCAACCGCTATCTCCCAAGTGACACTTTGTTAAACCACATGTTGATTCATGGTCTGTCTTGCCCACACTGCCGTGCAACCTTTAATGACGTTGAGAAGATGGTGGCTCACATGCGCCTGTCCCACCCAGATGAGAGCGTTGGCCCACGCACAGATTCTcccttgacctttgacctcacgCTGCAGCAGGGTAGTCCCAAAAATGTTCAGTTGATTGTTACTACCTACAATATGAAAGATGCCCCAGAGGAATCTGTGGCATTTCATgctcaaaacaacaacaccgcCTCTGTCCCATCAGCCTTGTCTGCCTCCCTTATATCAGGCAAGAGGTTAATGCCTCAACATCCGCCCAAAACGCCTTTAGCAACTGCTGACAGTGCACCAACAAAGAGTATCCCTCAGGCTTCTGTGCCCTACAAGAGGGATGTGGGCAAGACACTTTGTCCCCTTTGTTTTTCAATCCTCAAGGGCCCAATCTCAGACTCACTGGCACACCACCTGAGAGACAGGCACCAGGTGATTCAGACAGTCCACCCTGTGGAGAAGAAGTTGACCTACAAGTGTATTCACTGCTTGGGGGTTTATACTAGCAACATGACTGCCTCCACCATCACACTACATTTGGTGCACTGTCGAGGTGTAGGGAAATCGCAGAATGGACAGGATAGCCGGCCAGCACATTCTCCTCGTGCTGGCCAGAACCAGAGCAGCTCTCTCAAACGGGCCAGCTTTGATAGTTCTGACTCTGGTGCACCAAAAAGGAGGAGGCCCGGACCCCCTGGAGAAAGGGCCCACCCACGGGATTACAATGGTCCATGTGCATTTGTAGAGAATTCTGATGAGCCTGTAACTCTGGCTCTTGACCCCAAAGGACAGGAAAATGAGTCTTACGAATCCAGAAAGGCATTCCTCACACAATATTTCAATCAAGCACCATATCCTACACGACGGGAGGTAGAGAAGCTAGCAGCCAGTCTTTGGCTATGGAAGTCTGACATCTCCAGCCACTTTGTGAACAAAAGGAGGAAATGTGTACAGGAATGTGAAACCCAAAATGCGAATGTGTTGCTTGGGTTCAGTATGCACGAGCTTAGTAAAGTAAGACATGAGCTAGCATTTGTTCTGGACGATGTGTTTGAGGGCGGACAAAGCAAGAGGCGGACGTCTAGTACACATATGGGGTTGTCAGAGCAGGCTCTACAGAGACATAAGGAGCTTGTTGCTGCTAATGGTGGTGTGGCCCCGCCAAGAAAGGGACAGCCCATTGAAGAAGATACTACAGTAACCCCATCTGCCCTAAAACCTGTCAGTGCCAGCAGAAACCAACCCAAGACAATCAACAGCACCATACCACAGAAAATGCCTCTAGACCTTTCTGAGCCCATTGCCATCGACTCTGACAGTGATGAGGAAGAGCAGCATAACAGGGAACAAGAGGGAGAGGTACATCTCCATGGTAACAAACAGCTTACTGGAGCTAAAGAAAGAACTGAGCCAAGGACAGGGGCCAAGATTGTTTCAGATCTTGATGATTTGTCGGATGACGATGAggacgatgatgatgaagatgatgatgatgaggacgaAGGCGCACATGTAGAGAATGGTTTTGGGCCCTCAGTGGTCTCAGGAAGACTGGATGCTAAAGGAAGAGACACTCTGCCCATCATAATTCCCAAGTTTGTTCCTTCATCTGCAAGAAGTGGGAGGGACAGGGCCCAGCTGGGCAAACAGCAGGTCTGA
- the dpm1 gene encoding dolichol-phosphate mannosyltransferase subunit 1, with amino-acid sequence MASRKTSHLKRDDSDKYSVLLPTYNERENLPLIVWLLVKYFGESGYNYEIIVIDDGSPDGTLEVAEQLQKIYGEDKILLRPRAKKLGLGTAYIHGMKHATGNFILIMDADLSHHPKFIPEFIQLQKEGNYDVVSGTRYSGDGGVYGWDLRRKLISRGANFLTQVLLRPGASDLTGSFRLYKKEVLESLMERCVSKGYVFQMEMIVRARQLNYTIGEVPISFVDRVYGESKLGGNEIISFVKGLLTLFATT; translated from the exons ATGGCGAGCAGAAAAACTTCGCACCTAAAACGGGACGATTCAGACAAATACTCAGTGCTGTTACCAACCTACAACGAGAGAGAAAACTTACCTCTGATAGTCTGGCTTCTGGTGAAATATTTCGGTGAAAG TGGCTATAACTACGAGATCATTGTCATCGACGACGGAAGCCCGGATGGTACACTGGAGGTGGCAGAGCAGCTACAGAAGATTTATGGAGAGGATAAGATA CTTCTACGACCAAGAGCGAAAAAATTAGGCCTTG gcactGCCTACATCCATGGTATGAAGCATGCTACTGGGAACTTCATCCTCATAATGGATGCAGATCTTTCCCATCAT CCCAAATTTATCCCAGAATTTATTCA ATTGCAGAAGGAAGGTAATTACGACGTGGTGTCTGGTACTCGATACAGTGGGGATGGAGGTGTGTACGGCTGGGACCTCCGCAGGAAACTCATCAG TCGGGGGGCCAACTTCTTGACTCAGGTGTTATTGAGACCCGGTGCTTCGGACCTCACGGGGAGCTTCag GCTTTATAAGAAGGAGGTACTGGAGAGTCTGATGGAGCGCTGTGTGTCCAAAGGGTACGTCTTCCAGATGGAGATGATCGTCCGCGCCCGGCAGCTCAACTACACAATCGGAGAA GTGCCAATTTCCTTTGTGGATCGAGTTTATGGAGAGTCCAAACTTGGAGGGAATGAGATCATTTCTTTTGTGAAGGGACTGCTCACACTCTTTGCCACAACATGA